A region from the Heptranchias perlo isolate sHepPer1 unplaced genomic scaffold, sHepPer1.hap1 HAP1_SCAFFOLD_252, whole genome shotgun sequence genome encodes:
- the LOC137310403 gene encoding major histocompatibility complex class I-related gene protein-like, whose translation MAGFHGLVRGNTEIFYRQQHGASSVFFVQGMCGCELNSDNSTEGFIKFGYDGEDAYVFDKDRLSWIAVNPEFQTLADRWNANTFMNKYFKTLLEKDCVKWLLIYLRAGREALQRKVAPEVFIGKRSDGDRVLRVSCLVSGFYPWAIEVTWLGNGEEIADIESSDVLPNQDMTYRVLKTIELSGDDRKSYSCHIEHASLLRGINVPWERATEGGTNVGIGTGAAAVSLTLLGIIVGIGFWSKRQNRRDQQSPSETSKAHQRPVETGRVLP comes from the exons GTGTTTTCTTTGTCCAGGGAATGTGTGGCTGCGAACTGAACAGCGACAACTCCACGGAGGGGTTTATAAAGTTTGGATATGACGGGGAGGACGCGTATGTTTTTGACAAGGACAGATTGAGTTGGATTGCGGTGAATCCAGAGTTCCAGACTTTAGCAGACCGGTGGAATGCGAACACCTTCATGAACAAATACTTCAAGACCCTGTTGGAAAAGGACTGTGTGAAGTGGCTGCTGATATACCTTCGGGCTGGGCGAGAAGCACTACAGAGGAAAG TCGCCCCTGAGGTGTTTATTGGGAAGAGGAGTGACGGGGACAGAGTGCTAAGGGTCTCCTGCCTTGTGTCGGGGTTCTACCCCTGGGCCATCGAGGTGACTTGGTTGGGGAATGGCGAGGAGATCGCTGACATTGAATCCAGTGACGTGCTGCCCAACCAGGATATGACCTATCGGGTACTGAAAACGATCGAGCTGAGTGGAGACGACAGGAAGAGCTACTCCTGTCATATCGAGCACGCCAGCCTCCTGCGGGGGATCAACGTACCCTGGG AGAGGGCGACAGAAGGAGGCACGAATGTCGGGATTGGGACTGGAGCAGCAGCCGTCTCACTCACTCTTCTTGGCATCATCGTCGGAATTGGCTTCTGGAGCAAGAGGCAAAACAGGAGAGACCAGCAGAGCCCATCAGAGACCAGCAAAGCCCATCAGAGACCAGTAGAAACTGGCAGAGTCCTGCCGTGA